Proteins from a genomic interval of Niabella soli DSM 19437:
- a CDS encoding efflux RND transporter periplasmic adaptor subunit — MSKKWKRILIIAGCVAGLLIAFSLLSNKDAGVIKVSAEKAAVRSITETVTASGQVYPEYAVKISPDVSGEITDLNVQEGDSVRKGQVLARVYADNYALDRDEASARLGQSQANVENSKAALGVQKAALDKAQQAFDRNKRLFDDRVISKAEFEQYESDYIAAKANYNASLQNIRSLQAGMRSSQTGLVAANKVLGRATIVSPISGTISSLKVEKGERVVGTAQMAGTEMMTVADMNTMEVRVNVGENDIVKVSIGDNADIEVDAYTGRKFAGVVTKIASSVKSASGTGASTSTTNDVTNYEVRIRIDKESYQDLLDPAHPRRFPFRPGMNASADIKTKRKDNVVSVPIAAVNARVKGSDKSLTDSKKEAQEQQGKNTNAPDENNKTGDMEEVVYLVMKDGVVKKRIVKTGIQDINYIEITDGLKAGDEVVTGPYSAVSQTLKDDAKVRVVPKDELFKVK; from the coding sequence ATGAGTAAGAAATGGAAAAGGATACTGATCATAGCGGGATGCGTTGCAGGCCTGCTGATCGCGTTTTCCTTGCTGTCTAATAAAGACGCCGGTGTTATAAAGGTATCTGCAGAAAAAGCGGCCGTGCGTTCTATTACGGAAACCGTTACTGCCAGCGGACAGGTATACCCTGAGTATGCAGTGAAGATTAGTCCGGATGTAAGCGGTGAGATCACCGATCTGAATGTACAGGAAGGCGATAGCGTGCGTAAAGGGCAGGTGTTGGCAAGGGTGTATGCAGACAATTACGCGCTGGACCGCGATGAAGCGTCTGCCCGTTTGGGCCAGTCGCAGGCAAATGTGGAGAACAGTAAGGCGGCGTTGGGGGTGCAAAAAGCGGCGCTGGATAAAGCCCAGCAGGCCTTCGATCGCAATAAAAGACTATTTGATGACAGAGTGATATCAAAAGCGGAATTTGAACAATATGAATCTGATTATATAGCCGCCAAAGCGAATTACAATGCGAGCCTGCAAAACATACGCAGCCTGCAGGCTGGGATGCGGTCGTCCCAAACGGGTTTGGTTGCTGCCAATAAAGTATTGGGAAGAGCTACCATTGTTTCGCCCATCAGTGGCACCATATCTTCCTTAAAAGTAGAGAAAGGCGAACGGGTGGTGGGCACGGCGCAGATGGCCGGAACGGAGATGATGACGGTGGCGGATATGAACACCATGGAGGTTCGGGTAAATGTTGGCGAAAATGATATTGTTAAAGTGAGCATTGGCGATAACGCCGATATAGAGGTTGATGCTTATACCGGAAGGAAATTTGCCGGAGTGGTCACCAAGATCGCCAGCAGTGTGAAGTCCGCCAGCGGCACCGGGGCATCGACCAGTACTACCAATGATGTAACGAATTATGAAGTGCGTATCCGGATTGATAAAGAATCGTACCAGGATCTGCTTGATCCGGCTCACCCGCGGCGCTTCCCGTTTCGCCCGGGAATGAATGCCAGCGCAGATATAAAAACCAAGCGAAAAGATAATGTAGTAAGCGTGCCTATTGCTGCGGTAAATGCCCGCGTAAAAGGCAGCGATAAAAGTTTAACGGATTCAAAAAAAGAAGCGCAGGAGCAGCAAGGAAAAAATACCAATGCACCAGATGAAAACAATAAAACCGGGGATATGGAGGAAGTGGTGTACCTGGTAATGAAAGATGGCGTGGTAAAGAAACGGATTGTAAAAACCGGGATACAGGATATTAACTATATTGAAATTACCGATGGGCTGAAAGCCGGAGATGAAGTGGTTACCGGACCCTACAGCGCCGTGAGCCAAACCTTAAAAGATGATGCAAAGGTGAGGGTGGTGCCAAAGGATGAGTTGTTTAAGGTAAAGTAG